A window of Pyramidobacter piscolens W5455 contains these coding sequences:
- a CDS encoding TRAP transporter permease, protein MINKTERVMDESFVKVFSKDQRLISTIALLMTLFILYTAAFGFFPSLIQRPVFVGFALVLAYLMHPHVSKKNRSIGIMGGVGVILAVICTGWVAINSDRFMTMGTESNAYDLAFAVILVLLLLEAARRTMGPIFAVLTVITIVYAFVGPWLPGNFAHRGFSFEFIAQHLYVGSYGIWGTTTGTMVGMVAIFILFGAILSITGGAKVFLNIATLFGGRAIGGPAKVAVIGSSLFGMVSGSASANGAVIGAMTIPMMKKSGYDSEFAAAAEAVAGTGGQIMPPIMGAGAFIIAEKLGVTYLTVAAAAIIPAVIYYVGLFAAIHFTSLKNGMQALSKEEFAKAKESLEFHSIVGLFIPLIVLIVFLARGYTVATSGVIASILAIVLYVFTDLDTRAILRRSTRVIVAFVDGAKGLIVIALLGACADIIIGMLSLTGLGVEISSAIYSLSGGYLLLGLFLGMITTLILGMGLPTTAAFILGSSVVAPALAEFNLNPMAINLFLFYFACISAFTPPVCVAIYITAGIADCNWVKAGYRACQLGAAGFLVPYLAVFENSLILQDTVLAIIVDTLIALCGTVMLAAAMMGNFFYNINWFYRFVLFAGGLATLVPGYLSSGIGIASAIMVFILVRGGSKGSHIIASF, encoded by the coding sequence ATGATAAATAAGACAGAAAGGGTAATGGATGAGTCTTTTGTAAAGGTTTTTTCGAAAGATCAGCGGCTTATCTCGACGATTGCCCTCTTGATGACACTTTTTATTCTTTATACAGCGGCTTTTGGATTTTTCCCTAGTCTTATTCAACGTCCTGTATTCGTTGGTTTTGCCCTTGTTCTTGCCTATTTGATGCATCCTCATGTATCGAAAAAGAACAGATCCATTGGCATTATGGGCGGGGTTGGAGTGATTCTCGCCGTAATATGTACCGGGTGGGTGGCGATTAACAGCGACCGTTTCATGACAATGGGAACTGAGTCTAATGCTTACGATCTTGCATTTGCGGTTATTCTTGTGCTTTTGCTGCTTGAAGCGGCCCGGCGTACAATGGGGCCCATTTTTGCGGTACTTACGGTTATTACGATCGTTTATGCTTTTGTTGGGCCATGGCTGCCAGGGAATTTTGCGCATCGAGGCTTTAGTTTCGAGTTTATTGCACAGCATCTCTATGTGGGATCGTATGGAATCTGGGGTACCACGACGGGAACCATGGTTGGGATGGTGGCGATATTTATTTTGTTTGGTGCGATCCTCTCGATCACTGGAGGAGCAAAGGTGTTCTTGAATATCGCGACACTTTTTGGCGGACGGGCGATTGGCGGTCCTGCAAAAGTCGCTGTCATCGGAAGTTCTTTGTTTGGCATGGTCAGCGGAAGCGCATCGGCAAATGGAGCAGTTATTGGTGCAATGACGATCCCTATGATGAAAAAAAGTGGTTATGACTCGGAGTTTGCGGCCGCAGCTGAGGCTGTCGCTGGTACTGGAGGGCAAATTATGCCTCCTATCATGGGAGCAGGGGCCTTTATTATCGCAGAGAAACTGGGTGTAACTTACCTGACTGTAGCCGCGGCCGCTATTATTCCTGCGGTAATCTACTATGTCGGGTTATTTGCTGCGATCCACTTCACGTCACTAAAAAACGGCATGCAGGCTCTTTCTAAGGAAGAATTTGCCAAAGCAAAAGAATCACTCGAGTTTCACAGTATTGTCGGATTGTTTATTCCCTTGATCGTGCTTATCGTGTTTTTAGCTCGCGGATACACCGTTGCAACGTCAGGCGTAATTGCCAGCATCCTGGCGATAGTTTTATACGTTTTTACAGACTTGGACACGAGAGCCATTTTGCGTCGTTCTACCCGGGTAATTGTTGCTTTTGTGGACGGAGCTAAGGGCTTGATCGTTATTGCTCTGCTTGGGGCCTGTGCTGATATTATAATCGGAATGTTGTCATTGACAGGGCTAGGGGTTGAGATATCCTCTGCCATTTATTCATTGAGTGGAGGGTATCTTCTCCTGGGACTATTCCTGGGAATGATTACCACATTAATACTTGGTATGGGGCTCCCGACGACGGCCGCTTTTATTTTAGGTTCATCCGTTGTTGCCCCTGCGCTGGCGGAATTCAATTTGAATCCCATGGCGATTAACCTGTTTCTTTTCTACTTTGCATGTATTTCTGCTTTCACGCCTCCTGTATGCGTGGCAATTTATATCACGGCGGGAATTGCTGATTGTAATTGGGTCAAAGCTGGTTACAGAGCCTGCCAGCTTGGCGCGGCTGGTTTTTTAGTTCCTTATTTGGCCGTTTTTGAAAATAGTTTGATTCTGCAGGACACAGTCTTAGCCATCATTGTTGATACGCTTATTGCTTTGTGCGGGACGGTCATGCTTGCCGCTGCAATGATGGGTAATTTTTTCTATAACATCAATTGGTTCTACAGGTTTGTCCTTTTTGCAGGAGGGCTGGCTACGCTTGTGCCTGGTTACTTGAGCAGCGGCATCGGTATTGCGAGTGCAATTATGGTTTTTATTCTTGTCCGGGGAGGCTCAAAAGGGTCTCATATCATTGCAAGCTTCTAG
- a CDS encoding TAXI family TRAP transporter solute-binding subunit has translation MRKRFCRLGMLIAFCGCFFTSEVHAERIFLNIGTTNKTSILYPYYVNMIKIFRKYAPDLKPTVIETGAAVDNINRLAKGQIDIGMVMDSTAYEAYNGLGKWQGTPVKDLRAVLTYAVNSVPYVVTEESGITNAEQLQGKPVSPGMRGSGNEAVCESVFSALGIQPEWFRGSLSDAADAMKDRRIVCVNKTSNGLSPDATFIELQTFIRLNVIDWTPEQIAKVREVYPYFKTAVQPTGSLNAQTKDATTWATYLGDAAMASMSEKAIYMYVKACFEGKEEQSKVYAAAGQSDFIAATLDMGIPLHKGTVKYFREIGVQIPEQLIPVEAK, from the coding sequence ATGAGAAAACGTTTTTGTCGTTTAGGGATGCTCATTGCTTTTTGTGGATGTTTCTTCACCTCAGAAGTACATGCGGAGCGTATATTTCTCAATATCGGCACAACAAATAAAACGTCTATCCTTTATCCGTACTATGTCAATATGATTAAAATTTTTAGGAAGTACGCTCCAGATCTTAAACCTACGGTAATTGAAACGGGCGCTGCCGTGGATAATATCAATCGTCTCGCAAAAGGGCAGATCGATATTGGCATGGTAATGGATTCTACCGCTTATGAAGCCTACAATGGCCTAGGTAAGTGGCAGGGAACTCCTGTTAAGGATTTAAGAGCCGTTCTCACCTACGCTGTTAATTCGGTTCCTTATGTTGTTACCGAAGAAAGCGGTATTACAAACGCGGAACAGCTTCAGGGCAAACCTGTTTCGCCTGGTATGAGGGGAAGCGGGAATGAAGCGGTATGCGAATCTGTCTTTTCGGCCCTTGGCATTCAGCCGGAATGGTTCCGTGGCAGCCTTAGCGATGCGGCAGACGCTATGAAGGATCGCCGTATTGTATGCGTCAATAAAACAAGCAATGGGCTTTCACCTGACGCGACTTTTATTGAATTACAAACATTTATTCGCCTGAATGTCATCGATTGGACGCCAGAGCAAATCGCCAAAGTCAGGGAAGTGTATCCATATTTCAAGACAGCAGTTCAACCTACCGGTTCCTTGAACGCTCAAACTAAGGATGCTACAACATGGGCGACATATCTCGGCGACGCGGCCATGGCAAGTATGTCTGAGAAAGCCATTTATATGTATGTGAAAGCTTGCTTTGAGGGCAAGGAAGAACAGTCTAAAGTTTATGCGGCTGCTGGACAATCGGATTTTATTGCGGCAACTCTTGATATGGGAATTCCTCTTCATAAAGGAACGGTTAAATATTTCAGAGAGATTGGTGTTCAGATACCAGAACAATTAATCCCTGTAGAAGCGAAATAA
- a CDS encoding NAD(P)-dependent oxidoreductase, with translation MKLGFIGLGQMGKYCALNLLKNRGELHVNDIDPEAVAFLISHGAKKSDSNAELMSVCDIVFLCLPNGDIVEKVIFGEHGLAEGFEKGKIIVDLTTADYQKTRETALRVEALGVNFIDAPLSGMEARAKTGQLSVMCGGKKNVFDVVSTYLDDIGSSVLFLGEYGSGQLAKMINNVLYNINMAALAEILPFAVKMGLAPEKVGTLVNAGTGRSYASEYFIPKILERDFVYGFTMDSAYKDMQSASVISAKMKIPTPVLHAAMTTYQMTLLEGWGQEYKGAMIKVYEKLLGVKFSKNVEMIS, from the coding sequence ATGAAACTGGGTTTTATCGGTCTTGGACAAATGGGCAAATATTGTGCATTAAATCTGTTGAAGAACCGAGGGGAACTTCATGTTAATGATATTGATCCGGAAGCCGTTGCTTTCTTGATTTCTCATGGCGCAAAGAAGAGCGATTCTAACGCTGAATTGATGAGCGTGTGCGATATCGTTTTTTTGTGTTTGCCGAATGGTGATATCGTTGAAAAAGTTATTTTTGGCGAGCATGGGCTTGCCGAGGGCTTCGAAAAAGGGAAAATTATTGTTGACCTGACCACTGCTGATTATCAAAAGACGAGAGAAACGGCGCTTCGAGTGGAAGCTTTGGGCGTTAACTTTATTGATGCTCCCTTATCGGGCATGGAAGCTCGGGCAAAGACAGGACAGCTCAGTGTTATGTGCGGAGGTAAGAAGAATGTTTTTGATGTGGTCTCTACGTATCTCGATGATATTGGGAGTTCAGTCCTGTTTCTGGGCGAGTATGGAAGTGGGCAACTTGCAAAGATGATAAATAATGTACTCTACAATATTAATATGGCGGCTCTTGCAGAAATATTACCTTTTGCTGTCAAGATGGGGCTGGCTCCGGAGAAAGTAGGAACATTGGTGAATGCGGGGACAGGGAGAAGCTACGCTTCTGAATATTTTATTCCGAAAATTTTGGAGCGGGATTTTGTCTACGGATTTACAATGGACAGTGCCTACAAAGACATGCAAAGTGCCAGTGTTATTTCGGCGAAAATGAAAATTCCTACACCTGTGCTTCATGCGGCGATGACTACTTATCAAATGACGCTTCTTGAAGGTTGGGGGCAAGAATATAAGGGGGCGATGATCAAAGTTTATGAAAAATTATTAGGTGTTAAGTTTTCGAAAAACGTGGAGATGATTTCGTGA